CCAATGGAAACGGCTTCGCCACCCTGCTCACGCAGACGGAATCGGCCTCCAATGCCGTTTCCAAGGCTTGGGACCGGGTCTCCACCCCGCAGGTGGAAAATCTTTCCGTGTCCATCGAAGGAGCGTCGGCGCACGACTGGGTCCTGCCCGTCTCCAAGCGCCTGTACAAAGGATTGCCGTTGGTGATGGACGCCAAGTACCTGCAAGGCGGAACGCGCACCGTCAAGATCCAGGGCACGCGTCGGGGCGCAGCCTGGAAAATGGAGCGCGACATTTCACTCGCCCAGGAATCCTCGCTGGCCTGGGCCGTCCCCAAGGTGTGGGCACGCGCGGCGATCGGCTGGCTGGACAACGACCAAGGCACGCGCGATACCTGGAAGGATTCGATCATCGCGCTTTCGTCCGCCTACCAGGTGCTCTCCAAGTACACGGCCTTCCTCGCCACGGAGGGAACGCCTGTGGAGCCCGGACAATCTCTGTCCACTCCGATCCCGATCTCCTCCCTCCTGCGCGAGCGCCAGAACGTCCAGACCAGGAGCCCCTCCATGAAGCTCGACATCCGCCAAGGTTCCGGCAAAACCCTGTTCTCCTGGGGAAGCCGGGAGCAGGCGAAATCGCTGCGAATCCTGGATCTGGAAGGGCGCCTGGTTGCCGAGTTCCAATTCCAAGGGGCTCTCGGGCATGTCGAGTGGGACGGCGCCGATCGCTCGGGACGACGCCTGCGCATGGGCACCTACGTCGCGGAACTGGTCACCTCGAGCAGGACCATCCGCCAAATGTTCGCCTTGACCCACTGAGGATTCACCACGCCATGCCGAGCACCGCGTTGTCGATCAGGCGCGTGGTGCCGTAGCGTCCCCATATGACGCTTTATTGCTGACCTTTAGCCCGGAAGTCTCTCGGCTCCATCATTGAAATTCCAACATTTCGTAGCGGATTTTCAATGATGCAGAGACGACCGTCAAACGCTACGCCCACCTGCTTCAAGACGCTCTGATGGTGCGATTGCTCGCAGCCCTGGCACATCAAGATGGGGGCTTCGAGGGAAGATTTCGCTCTGGAGCAACGAGGAAGAGCGTGTGATTGAAATGCATCAACGTCATGAACGTTGATATATTAAACGTTATGAACGTTGATGATGTAAACCGCTGCCTTTCGGAAGGCCGGATTGATGTTCTCGGAGTCTTTCCACGTCTGGACGCCCTCGGTGGACGAAAGCTGGTGTTTCGGACGGAATTCGGATTGGACGAACTCCCCGATCAGCCTGGCTTGATCCTGGTCCGTGGTGCCCGCCAGTACGGAAAATCAACCTGGTTGGAAGGCCAGTTGCGAAAAACCATCGAAACCCACGGTGCGGGATCTGGTTTTTTTCTGGATGGCGACCACTGCCGCGATGCCGATGATTTGTCCCGCCGCATTTCCGATGTCGCATCCATGTTCCGGAAGGATGCTTCGGTGCGTCGGTTGTTCATCGACGAAATCACCGCCGTCGACAACTGGGAATCCGCCATCAAGCGTCCTCTGGATCGCGGCGAGCTTGCGAAGGTCCTGGTGGTGACCACTGGATCCAGGGCATCCGATCTGCGCCGGGGATCCGAACGGCTTCCTGGGCGGAAAGGACGATTGGACCGGACCCATTGGCTGTTCACTCCTATTTCCTACGGAGAATTTCTTCGTGCGACAGGCAAGCGCCATTCCCAACAAACCCTGATCGGTTATCTGCTGACGGGCGGCTCCCCCGTGGCGTGCACTGAAATGGCCCAAACCGGTCGACTCCCGCACTGGACTCTGGAAACGGTGCGGGATTGGATCCTCGGGGAGTGCGCACGCGCCGACCGCCCACGTCGTTCCTTGGTGTCTGTCATGGAACAGATCCATCGCGGAGGAGGATCACCCATTGGCCAAACGAAACTCGCCAAGGAAGCCGGGCTTGCCAACAATACGGTGGCGGCCGGTTACGTGGAACTCCTCGCCGATCTTCAGGTCCTGGGAATTTCAGGAGCATGGGATGCCGATCGTTCCCTGGAGATCGCACGCAAACCAGCGAAATTTCCCTTCGTGAACCTCCTGGCCGCCGTGGCTTGGTCGGAAGCCTCCCCCTATTCGGTGGAGGAATTCCTGGCCATGCCGCCCCAGCGCCAAGGCGTTTGGATGGAATGGTTGGTCGCACAGGAATTGTACAGAAGAGCCGCGATTCGAGGCAAGGACGAGCCGGAACGCTTGCCCTACTGGCAAGGCGGGGATCACGAGATCGACTTCGCCGGTCGGGACGAATGGATCGAAGTCAAGCGGGGAAAGACCTCTCCCGTGGAATTCGCTTGGTTCGCTCGCAGCTTCCCCAAACGACACCTGACCGTCGTGGGTGATTCGACCTGGGAAACCGACCACGTGCGCGCGATCCGTTTCGAACATTTCCTACTGGAAAAGATCTGACCTCACCACACCGCGCCGAGCACCGCGTTGTCGATCAAGCGCGTGGTGCCGTAGCGGCCGGCCACCACCAGGATGCACGGATTCTGTCTGGCGCTGTCCGCATCCAGCACGGCCAGGGAATCCGGATCCAGCAGAGTGAAGTAGTCCAGCAGGTCAGGCGGATCCTGGGCCAGCACCGCGCGGCCCGCGGCGATGATCTCGGACGGATTGCGACATCCCTCGTTCCACAAGGCCACCGAAGCATTCAAGGCCCGCGACAGGACCAAGGCGCGCTTGCGGTCGTTTTCCGACAAATACCGATTCCGCGAACTCAAGGCCAGCCCATCCGGTTCGCGCACGGTGGGCGCCACCACCAGCTCCAATCCGAAATCCAGATCGCGCACCATGCGCCGGATCAGAAGCGCCTGCTGCGCATCCTTTTGCCCAAAGACCGCCACATCCGGATCCACCGCATGGAACAGCTTGGTCACCACGCTGGTCACGCCATCGAAGTGGTCGGGGCGGATATCGCCTTCCAACACGGATTTCCAGCCTGGCACGGTCACCTGGGTGCGGTAGCCCTGTGGATAGAAATCTTCGGTGGGATGGAAGATCGCCTCCACGCCATGCGCGGCGGCCAGCGCCAGATCCGCATCCCAGGTACGGGGGTACTTGGCGAAATCCTCGTTGGGTCCGAACTGGGTGGGATTGACAAAAATCGACAACACGACCGTGTCCGCCCGGCGCTTGGCCTCGTCCAGGAGGGACGCGTGGCCCGTATGCAACGCCCCCATGGTGGGCACGAACCCCACACGTCTCCCCGCCTTCTGCTGGGCACGCGACCAGGCGCGCATCTGGGGTGCCGTGTGGAAGATCTGCATGTCTGGCCTCTCTGGTTAGG
This DNA window, taken from Fibrobacterota bacterium, encodes the following:
- a CDS encoding ATP-binding protein, translating into MDELPDQPGLILVRGARQYGKSTWLEGQLRKTIETHGAGSGFFLDGDHCRDADDLSRRISDVASMFRKDASVRRLFIDEITAVDNWESAIKRPLDRGELAKVLVVTTGSRASDLRRGSERLPGRKGRLDRTHWLFTPISYGEFLRATGKRHSQQTLIGYLLTGGSPVACTEMAQTGRLPHWTLETVRDWILGECARADRPRRSLVSVMEQIHRGGGSPIGQTKLAKEAGLANNTVAAGYVELLADLQVLGISGAWDADRSLEIARKPAKFPFVNLLAAVAWSEASPYSVEEFLAMPPQRQGVWMEWLVAQELYRRAAIRGKDEPERLPYWQGGDHEIDFAGRDEWIEVKRGKTSPVEFAWFARSFPKRHLTVVGDSTWETDHVRAIRFEHFLLEKI
- a CDS encoding pantoate--beta-alanine ligase gives rise to the protein MQIFHTAPQMRAWSRAQQKAGRRVGFVPTMGALHTGHASLLDEAKRRADTVVLSIFVNPTQFGPNEDFAKYPRTWDADLALAAAHGVEAIFHPTEDFYPQGYRTQVTVPGWKSVLEGDIRPDHFDGVTSVVTKLFHAVDPDVAVFGQKDAQQALLIRRMVRDLDFGLELVVAPTVREPDGLALSSRNRYLSENDRKRALVLSRALNASVALWNEGCRNPSEIIAAGRAVLAQDPPDLLDYFTLLDPDSLAVLDADSARQNPCILVVAGRYGTTRLIDNAVLGAVW